A region from the Paenarthrobacter aurescens genome encodes:
- a CDS encoding cytochrome b, producing the protein MSASSTAEAPFVPKTKVGSFTNFVDERVGGSGILREFGRKVFPDHWSFMFGEVALYSFVILLMSGTFLTFFFDPSMAETHYQGSYTPLYNVEMSVAYSSSLNISFDVRGGLFMRQVHHWAALLFVASLGVHMLRVFFTGAFRKPREMNWVVGGVLLILAMAAGFTGYSLPDDLLSGNGLRIIDGVIKSIPVIGTYTSFFLFGGEFPGTAIIGRLYVLHILLVPALILLMIVIHLFMVVVHKHTQYPGPGRNDGNVVGYPLGPVYAAKAGGFFFIVFGVLALMAAAFTINPIWNYGPYDPSPVSAGTQPDWYIGFVDGALRLMPGVINDFHFEWVIFGRTLTLNVLLPALVPAGIIFTVLFMYPWIERWVTKDNREHHVLDRPRNAPTRTAIGVAGFTWYCVMWAAAGSDLIATHFHVSLNDVTYWLRTLFFIGPVIAFIVTKRIALALQRKDREIALHGRETGRIVRLPHGEFIEVHAPLDEYKRYKLVGFESPAPIPAQPNEHGVVTAKEKRRAALSRWFFEDRVAPATPAELEAAHAHGHHEAIETAEDQKSLSH; encoded by the coding sequence ATGAGCGCCTCATCAACAGCTGAAGCCCCCTTCGTTCCGAAGACCAAGGTTGGTAGTTTTACCAACTTCGTGGACGAGCGTGTTGGCGGCTCCGGCATCCTGCGCGAGTTCGGCCGGAAAGTCTTCCCTGACCACTGGTCGTTCATGTTTGGTGAGGTGGCGCTGTACTCCTTCGTCATCTTGCTGATGTCGGGTACATTCCTGACCTTCTTCTTCGACCCGTCCATGGCAGAAACCCACTATCAGGGTTCCTACACGCCGTTGTACAACGTCGAAATGTCCGTAGCCTACAGCTCCTCGCTGAACATCTCCTTCGATGTCCGTGGCGGCCTGTTCATGCGCCAGGTGCACCACTGGGCAGCCCTGCTCTTCGTGGCTTCACTTGGTGTGCACATGCTCCGCGTCTTCTTCACGGGTGCTTTCCGCAAGCCGCGTGAAATGAACTGGGTTGTGGGCGGTGTGCTGCTCATCCTTGCAATGGCTGCCGGCTTCACCGGTTACTCACTCCCCGATGACCTGCTGTCCGGCAACGGCCTGCGCATCATCGACGGTGTCATCAAGTCGATCCCGGTCATCGGTACGTACACCTCGTTCTTCCTCTTCGGCGGAGAATTCCCTGGTACGGCAATCATCGGCCGACTTTACGTTCTGCATATCCTGCTGGTTCCGGCGCTGATTCTCCTGATGATCGTCATCCACCTCTTCATGGTGGTTGTCCACAAGCACACCCAGTACCCCGGCCCGGGACGCAACGACGGCAACGTCGTCGGCTACCCCCTCGGCCCGGTATACGCAGCAAAGGCCGGTGGATTCTTCTTCATCGTCTTCGGTGTTCTTGCACTTATGGCGGCGGCGTTCACGATCAACCCGATCTGGAACTACGGCCCTTACGACCCCTCCCCGGTTTCGGCCGGTACCCAGCCTGACTGGTACATCGGGTTCGTTGACGGTGCGCTTCGCCTTATGCCGGGTGTCATTAACGACTTCCACTTCGAATGGGTCATCTTCGGACGAACCCTGACGCTGAACGTTCTGCTTCCGGCACTTGTCCCGGCCGGAATCATCTTCACGGTGCTGTTCATGTACCCGTGGATCGAACGCTGGGTCACCAAGGACAACCGTGAACACCACGTTCTCGACCGTCCGCGCAACGCCCCCACCCGCACCGCGATCGGCGTGGCCGGCTTCACCTGGTACTGCGTTATGTGGGCAGCTGCAGGTTCGGACCTCATTGCAACCCACTTCCATGTTTCGTTGAACGATGTGACCTACTGGCTGAGGACACTGTTCTTCATCGGCCCTGTGATCGCATTCATCGTCACCAAGCGAATTGCTCTGGCACTGCAGCGCAAGGACCGGGAAATTGCCCTTCATGGTCGTGAGACTGGGCGCATCGTACGACTCCCCCACGGTGAGTTCATCGAGGTCCACGCTCCGCTGGATGAGTACAAGCGTTACAAGCTCGTCGGCTTCGAATCGCCTGCTCCGATTCCGGCGCAGCCGAACGAACACGGCGTTGTTACCGCCAAGGAAAAGCGCCGCGCGGCACTTTCCCGCTGGTTCTTCGAAGACCGCGTTGCTCCGGCAACACCGGCGGAACTCGAGGCAGCACACGCTCACGGTCACCACGAGGCCATCGAGACTGCTGAAGACCAGAAGAGCCTGAGCCACTAA
- a CDS encoding GntR family transcriptional regulator, translated as MAEAASIAGEIDRASGTPIYVQLREILRTFIAQSCPPGSALPSERDLSERFGLARMTVRQAIDALVGEEVIERVVGLGTFVRKPKLDLQVKLTSYSEEMQRRGMVPAAKVLSFEQIAASAFLARELQLDEGTPLVRFRRLLLADNEPMSVDENFIPAHRVPGLLDEAPPTSLYNVLSERFGLVMEWGEDMIEATAASPSTARLLNVDVGAPLLKIQRHAFVARAMVDYSVSYYRADRYKLWVPLQRPGVRPTRNYSSGYRSQ; from the coding sequence GTGGCTGAGGCAGCAAGCATAGCCGGTGAAATAGACCGAGCCAGCGGCACACCAATCTACGTTCAACTCCGTGAAATCCTCAGGACGTTCATCGCCCAGTCCTGTCCTCCCGGATCTGCACTGCCATCAGAACGGGATCTGTCCGAACGGTTTGGATTAGCCAGGATGACTGTCCGCCAGGCTATTGACGCCCTGGTGGGGGAGGAAGTCATTGAGCGAGTCGTAGGCCTTGGGACCTTTGTAAGAAAACCGAAGCTGGACCTGCAGGTGAAACTGACTTCCTATAGCGAGGAGATGCAGCGTCGCGGGATGGTCCCTGCCGCCAAGGTCTTGAGCTTTGAGCAAATTGCTGCCAGCGCTTTCCTCGCCAGGGAACTCCAGTTGGACGAAGGCACCCCGCTGGTCCGGTTCCGCCGTTTGCTTCTGGCCGACAATGAGCCCATGAGTGTGGATGAAAACTTCATTCCAGCCCATCGGGTGCCCGGTTTGCTCGATGAGGCACCTCCAACCTCGCTGTACAACGTTCTGAGCGAGCGTTTCGGCTTGGTGATGGAGTGGGGCGAGGACATGATTGAAGCCACTGCGGCGTCTCCGTCCACCGCCAGACTTCTCAATGTGGATGTGGGGGCTCCGTTACTCAAAATACAACGGCATGCGTTCGTGGCCCGTGCAATGGTGGACTACTCCGTCTCCTACTATCGGGCGGACCGCTACAAACTCTGGGTGCCATTGCAGCGGCCTGGAGTTCGCCCCACACGCAACTATTCCTCGGGGTACCGCTCCCAGTAG
- a CDS encoding HPr family phosphocarrier protein has product MPEQKTFVAAEIGLHARAAAVFVRAVTETGLPVTIRKQDGAPVDARSLLEVMTEDFEQGCTVYLEIAPEALSDEQSLQTAQSALAALSAVLERTEAR; this is encoded by the coding sequence TTGCCGGAGCAGAAGACCTTCGTTGCCGCAGAGATCGGTTTACACGCGCGGGCGGCCGCAGTATTTGTGCGTGCCGTGACGGAGACAGGACTTCCAGTAACCATTCGCAAACAGGACGGCGCTCCGGTTGATGCCCGCTCGCTGCTCGAGGTCATGACGGAGGACTTCGAGCAGGGCTGCACGGTCTATCTGGAAATAGCCCCTGAGGCGCTCAGTGACGAGCAAAGCCTTCAGACCGCTCAGAGTGCTCTGGCCGCGCTTTCAGCCGTCCTGGAGCGTACAGAAGCCCGCTGA
- a CDS encoding cytochrome c oxidase subunit 4, which translates to MKIESWLFGAGVFFFVPVAIAYGFLTEWNEWVGVLGILLVGGLAGMIGAYLGFTGKRIGLRPEDRPDAEIHEGAGEQGHFSPWSWWPLVLGLACAGGFLGLAIGFWVTYVAGGLALIALVGWVFEYSRGDHAH; encoded by the coding sequence ATGAAAATTGAATCGTGGCTCTTCGGAGCAGGAGTCTTCTTCTTCGTCCCCGTAGCTATCGCCTACGGCTTCCTGACGGAATGGAACGAGTGGGTGGGTGTCCTCGGCATCCTCCTCGTAGGCGGCCTCGCAGGCATGATCGGCGCATACCTCGGATTCACCGGCAAGCGCATCGGTCTGCGACCTGAAGACCGTCCCGATGCTGAGATTCATGAAGGCGCCGGCGAGCAAGGGCACTTCAGCCCTTGGAGCTGGTGGCCGCTGGTCCTCGGCTTGGCTTGTGCCGGTGGGTTCCTCGGTCTTGCCATTGGCTTCTGGGTGACTTACGTTGCCGGTGGCCTCGCATTGATTGCATTGGTTGGCTGGGTTTTTGAGTACAGCCGTGGCGATCACGCCCACTAG
- the ctaD gene encoding cytochrome c oxidase subunit I: MATYTQSAPGVLEAPVVPKSKGRIVVNWITSTDHKTIGYMYLIASFVFFCLGGVMALLIRAELFEPGMQILQTKEQYNQMFTMHGTVMLLMFATPLFAGFANVIMPLQIGAPDVAFPRLNALAFWFFLFGSTIAVSGFITPQGAASFGWFAYAPLSNTTFSPGVGGDLWVFGLALSGFGTILGAVNFITTIICMRAPGMTMWRMPIFTWNTLVTAILVLMAFPPLAAALFALGADRRFGAHIFDPENGGAVLWQHLFWFFGHPEVYIIALPFFGIVSEIFPVFSRKPIFGYKGLVYATIAIAALSVTVWAHHMYVTGSVLLPFFAFMTMLIAVPTGVKFFNWIGTLWQGSITFETPMLWSIGFLVTFLFGGLTGIILASPPLDFHVSDSYFVVAHFHYVVFGTVVFAMFAGFYFWWPKWTGKMLNERLGKIHFWLLFLGFHGTFLIQHWLGVEGMPRRYADYMPQDNFTWMNQFSTISSFVLGASLLPFFWNVYITWRSNKKVEVDDPWGFGASLEWATSCPPPRHNFTSLPRIRSERPALDLHHPELAQVHTAEAPSPAAAVLGNADQRDVSK, translated from the coding sequence GTGGCTACGTACACTCAATCCGCACCGGGGGTCCTCGAAGCTCCCGTTGTTCCTAAGTCCAAGGGGCGCATCGTCGTCAACTGGATCACCTCCACCGACCACAAGACCATCGGGTACATGTACCTCATTGCGTCCTTCGTGTTCTTCTGCCTCGGTGGCGTTATGGCGCTGTTGATCCGCGCTGAACTGTTCGAACCCGGAATGCAGATCCTGCAGACCAAAGAGCAGTACAACCAGATGTTCACCATGCACGGCACCGTCATGCTCCTGATGTTCGCTACGCCGCTGTTTGCCGGTTTTGCGAACGTCATCATGCCGCTGCAGATCGGCGCTCCCGACGTCGCTTTCCCGCGACTGAACGCGCTGGCATTCTGGTTCTTCCTCTTCGGTTCCACCATTGCTGTTTCCGGCTTCATCACGCCGCAGGGTGCTGCATCCTTCGGCTGGTTCGCATATGCTCCACTGTCCAACACCACCTTCAGCCCTGGCGTGGGTGGTGACCTCTGGGTCTTTGGCCTCGCATTGTCCGGTTTCGGAACCATCCTTGGTGCCGTCAACTTCATCACCACCATCATCTGCATGCGTGCTCCCGGCATGACCATGTGGCGTATGCCGATCTTCACCTGGAACACTCTTGTTACGGCGATTCTGGTGCTGATGGCGTTCCCGCCGCTGGCAGCTGCGCTGTTCGCACTTGGTGCTGACCGCCGCTTCGGTGCCCACATCTTTGACCCCGAGAATGGTGGCGCCGTTCTCTGGCAGCACCTGTTCTGGTTCTTTGGGCACCCCGAGGTGTACATCATTGCGTTGCCGTTCTTCGGCATCGTCTCGGAGATCTTCCCGGTCTTCAGCCGCAAGCCGATCTTCGGCTACAAGGGTCTTGTTTACGCAACGATCGCCATTGCCGCCTTGTCCGTCACCGTGTGGGCCCACCACATGTACGTCACCGGTTCCGTGCTGTTGCCCTTCTTCGCCTTCATGACCATGCTGATCGCGGTGCCAACCGGTGTGAAGTTCTTCAACTGGATCGGTACCCTGTGGCAGGGCTCAATTACCTTTGAGACGCCCATGCTCTGGAGCATCGGCTTCCTGGTTACCTTCCTCTTCGGTGGCCTCACGGGAATCATCCTGGCCTCGCCGCCGCTTGACTTCCACGTCTCTGACTCCTACTTCGTGGTGGCACACTTCCACTATGTTGTGTTCGGCACCGTTGTGTTTGCCATGTTCGCGGGCTTCTACTTCTGGTGGCCGAAGTGGACGGGCAAGATGCTCAACGAGCGGCTCGGCAAGATCCACTTCTGGCTCCTGTTCCTCGGCTTCCACGGCACCTTCCTGATCCAGCACTGGTTGGGTGTTGAAGGTATGCCTCGTCGTTACGCCGACTACATGCCGCAGGATAACTTCACGTGGATGAACCAGTTCTCCACCATTTCCTCCTTCGTCCTGGGTGCTTCGCTCCTGCCGTTCTTCTGGAACGTCTACATCACCTGGCGCAGCAACAAGAAGGTCGAAGTCGATGACCCGTGGGGCTTTGGAGCGTCGCTCGAATGGGCCACGTCCTGCCCGCCGCCGCGTCACAACTTCACTTCCTTGCCACGTATCCGCTCCGAGCGCCCGGCCCTGGACCTTCACCACCCGGAGTTGGCCCAGGTTCACACCGCCGAGGCCCCGTCGCCCGCAGCAGCTGTTTTGGGTAACGCCGACCAAAGGGACGTCAGCAAATGA
- the coxB gene encoding cytochrome c oxidase subunit II has translation MSSQNRTGSRRIKITSITGLALAGALVLTGCSPEVEKGWLPTERGTTNHTDRIMDLWVNSWIAALAVGIITWGLLVWCIIAYRRRKGTTGFPKQLSYNLPLEVFYLTIPLFMVLVFFYFTDQDQRAIDDRSQPADVVVDVRGKQWAWDFNYKQGEVIKEDLHEAGVQAHLTGNEVNKELLPTLYLPVGKSVDLELNSRDVIHSFWVPAFLQKRDMIPGKTNYIRFTPTKEGTFDGKCAELCGEYHSEMLFRVKVVSESEFQAHMDKLRQDGNTGLLGAEYDRNPNLNEK, from the coding sequence GTGAGTTCGCAGAACCGAACCGGCAGCCGACGCATAAAGATCACATCGATCACTGGCTTGGCACTAGCCGGCGCGTTGGTTTTGACCGGATGTTCACCAGAGGTAGAGAAGGGTTGGCTGCCTACAGAGCGCGGCACGACCAACCACACTGACCGGATCATGGACCTCTGGGTCAACTCATGGATCGCCGCCTTGGCAGTCGGTATTATCACGTGGGGCCTCCTGGTCTGGTGCATCATCGCTTACCGTCGCCGCAAGGGCACCACGGGTTTCCCCAAGCAGCTCAGCTACAACCTGCCGCTTGAGGTCTTCTACTTGACCATCCCGTTGTTCATGGTTTTGGTGTTCTTCTACTTCACCGACCAGGATCAGCGCGCTATTGATGACCGCTCCCAGCCTGCCGACGTCGTTGTTGACGTCCGCGGCAAGCAGTGGGCGTGGGACTTCAACTACAAGCAGGGCGAGGTCATCAAAGAAGATCTCCATGAGGCTGGCGTACAGGCCCACCTCACCGGCAACGAGGTCAACAAGGAACTGCTCCCCACTCTGTACTTGCCAGTAGGCAAGTCAGTGGATCTGGAGCTGAATTCCCGCGACGTCATCCACTCATTCTGGGTACCCGCCTTCCTTCAGAAGCGCGACATGATCCCGGGCAAGACGAACTACATCAGGTTCACTCCAACCAAGGAGGGCACCTTCGATGGCAAGTGTGCCGAACTCTGCGGTGAATACCACTCCGAAATGCTTTTCCGCGTCAAGGTTGTCTCCGAGTCTGAATTCCAGGCCCACATGGACAAGCTTCGCCAGGATGGCAACACGGGCCTGCTCGGTGCGGAATATGACCGCAATCCGAACCTGAACGAGAAGTAA
- a CDS encoding HesB/IscA family protein — protein sequence MSTATNENSTGAQLVTNDDELATHEVNLTDVAAGKVRSLLEQEGRTDLRLRVAVQPGGCSGLIYQLYFDERLLDGDAVRDYDGVEVVVDKMSVPYLSGASIDFEDTISKQGFTIDNPNAGGSCACGDSFH from the coding sequence ATGAGCACTGCAACCAACGAAAACAGCACCGGAGCACAGCTCGTCACCAACGACGACGAACTGGCCACGCACGAGGTCAATCTGACCGACGTCGCCGCAGGTAAGGTCCGCAGCCTGCTGGAGCAGGAAGGGCGCACAGACCTCCGGCTGCGCGTTGCAGTCCAGCCTGGCGGATGCTCGGGTCTGATCTACCAGCTTTACTTCGATGAGCGTCTGCTCGACGGAGATGCTGTCCGCGACTACGACGGCGTTGAGGTGGTAGTGGACAAGATGAGCGTTCCTTACCTCAGTGGCGCAAGCATCGACTTCGAAGACACCATTTCGAAGCAGGGCTTCACCATCGATAACCCGAATGCCGGCGGGTCCTGCGCCTGCGGTGATTCGTTCCACTGA